The Lycium barbarum isolate Lr01 chromosome 10, ASM1917538v2, whole genome shotgun sequence genome includes a region encoding these proteins:
- the LOC132613871 gene encoding endoglucanase 12, whose translation MHSANHWGGSLELAANNGDSDDNRSRNLDWDRASVNHQQQQYNYDHRNLDETQQGWLLGPPEKKKKKYVDLGCVVCSRKALKYTIYGVVIAFIVIALPTIIVKSLPKHKPRPSPPDNYTITLHKALLFFNAQKSGTLPKNNGIPWRGNSGLKDGSKLTDVKGGLVGGYYDAGDNTKFHFPMSFAMTMLSWSVIEYEHKYRAIGEYEHIKDLIKWGTDYLLRTFNSTATKIDHIYSQVGGALNNSKTPDDHYCWQRPEDMNYERPVQTATSGPDLAGEMAAALAAASIVFRDNTQYSKKLVKGAETLFDFARDFGKRTSYCRGNPYIEPFYNSTNYFDEFMWGSAWLYYATGNKTYISLATNPGLPKNSKAFFMIPDLSVLSWDNKLPAAMLLLTRMRIFLNPGYPYEEMLSSYHNVTSLTMCSYLEKFNVFNFTKGGLIQLNHGQGQPLQYVANAAFLASLFVDYLNATGVPGWNCGPYFFSLDNLRSFATSQMNYILGENPMKMSYIVGHGDKFPRHVHHRGASIPTGKTKYSCTGGWKFRDTKNPNPHNITGAMVGGPDKFDRFKDSRTNFSYTEPTLAGNAGLVAALVSLTGSGGFGVDKNIIFSAVPPLYPMTPPPPPPWKP comes from the exons ATGCACTCGGCGAATCATTGGGGAGGTTCACTAGAACTAGCTGCGAACAACGGCGATTCTGACGATAATCGTAGCCGGAATTTGGATTGGGACAGAGCATCagtaaatcatcaacaacaacagtacAATTACGATCATCGGAATTTGGATGAAACACAACAGGGTTGGTTATTAG GTCCgccggagaagaagaagaagaaatatgtGGATTTAGGATGTGTTGTTTGTAGCAGAAAAGCATTAAAGTATACAATTTATGGAGTCGTTATTGCTTTCATCGTGATCGCACTTCCGACAATCATCGTAAAGTCTTTGCCAAAGCATAAACCACGACCTTCTCCTCCAGATAATTACACTATTACCCTTCACAAGGCTCTACTCTTCTTCAATGCCCAAAAAT CTGGTACATTGCCAAAGAACAATGGGATCCCATGGAGAGGAAACTCAGGTTTAAAAGATGGATCAAAACTGACAGATGTTAAAGGGGGATTGGTTGGAGGATACTATGATGCTGGAGACAACACAAAATTCCACTTTCCCATGTCATTTGCAATGACCATGTTGAGTTGGAGTGTGAttgaatatgaacacaagtacaGAGCCATTGGTGAATATGAACATATCAAAGACCTCATCAAATGGGGCACTGATTACTTGCTCCGTACCTTCAACTCCACTGCAACTAAAATTGACCATATTTACAGCCAG GTTGGTGGTGCTTTAAATAATTCAAAAACACCAGATGATCACTACTGCTGGCAAAGGCCAGAAGACATGAATTATGAACGCCCTGTTCAAACAGCTACTTCAGGGCCTGATCTAGCCGGTGAAATGGCAGCAGCATTGGCTGCAGCCTCCATAGTATTCCGGGATAACACGCAATATTCAAAAAAGCTTGTTAAAGGAGCAGAGACCCTCTTTGACTTCGCCCGGGACTTTGGCAAACGGACTTCATATTGCCGTGGAAATCCATACATTGAACCTTTCTACAACTCTACAAACTACTTCGACGAGTTCATGTGGGGATCAGCTTGGTTATATTATGCTACTGGTAATAAAACTTATATATCTTTGGCCACTAATCCCGGATTGCCTAAGAATTCCAAGGCCTTCTTCATGATCCCGGATTTAAGCGTGTTGAGCTGGGATAACAAGCTGCCTGCAGCTATGCTGCTGTTAACTAGGATGAGGATATTCTTGAATCCAGGTTACCCTTATGAGGAAATGTTGAGTAGCTATCACAATGTCACTAGCCTTACCATGTGTTCCTACCTAGAGAAGTTCAATGTCTTCAACTTCACCAAAG GTGGACTAATCCAGTTGAATCACGGGCAAGGACAGCCGTTGCAGTATGTGGCAAATGCAGCCTTTTTGGCATCACTCTTTGTTGATTACTTGAATGCCACTGGTGTTCCAGGATGGAACTGTGGCCCTTACTTTTTCTCCTTGGATAATCTTCGCAGTTTCGCCACTTCCCAG ATGAACTATATTTTAGGTGAAAATCCCATGAAGATGAGCTACATAGTGGGGCATGGAGACAAATTCCCAAGGCATGTTCATCATAGGGGTGCATCAATACCTACTGGTAAAACAAAGTACTCATGCACTGGAGGTTGGAAATTTAGAGATACCAAAAATCCCAATCCTCACAACATAACAGGAGCCATGGTAGGAGGACCTGATAAGTTTGACAGGTTTAAAGATTCGCGCACGAATTTCAGCTATACAGAACCAACACTTGCAGGAAATGCAGGACTTGTTGCTGCATTGGTTTCTTTAACTGGTAGTGGTGGCTTTGGTGTtgacaagaacattattttctcAGCTGTACCACCTTTATATCCAATGACCCCACCCCCACCTCCACCATGGAAACCATAA
- the LOC132615677 gene encoding protein ASYMMETRIC LEAVES 2 encodes MSSSSSLSSNSPCAACKFLRRKCQPECVFAPYFPPDQPQKFANVHKVFGASNVTKLLNELQPHQREDAVNSLAYEADMRLRDPVYGCVGVISLLQHQLRQLQMDLSCAKSELSKYQNLGGIASTATHGLLAAAAAAAATTAHHHQQFNFMTGGGGGGGGGGGRDHHHHLYHHHQFFPRDQPQQQQHQHMIRAFEGHGSNNFDASGLLIGQLSQAAGADGRRTPVDPS; translated from the exons ATGTCATCTTCGTCTTCATTATCGTCGAATTCACCGTGCGCGGCATGTAAATTCCTACGTCGGAAATGTCAGCCAGAATGTGTATTCGCCCCTTATTTCCCGCCTGACCAACCGCAGAAATTCGCGAACGTTCACAAGGTGTTTGGGGCTAGTAACGTGACCAAATTGCTCAATGAGTTACAGCCTCACCAACGTGAAGATGCTGTAAATTCATTAGCTTATGAAGCTGATATGAGACTACGTGACCCTGTCTATGGATGTGTTGGTGTAATTTCACTTCTTCAACACCAACTTAGGCAACTACAAATGGACCTTAGCTGTGCAAAATCTGAGCTTTCCAAGTACCAAAACTTAGGAG GTATTGCTAGTACTGCTACTCATGGCCTCTTGGCAGCTGCAGCAGCTGCAGCTGCCACGACCGCCCATCACCACCAGCAGTTCAACTTTATGACTGGAGGAGGTGGTGGCGGCGGCGGTGGTGGTGGAAGGGACCATCACCACCACCTTTACCACCATCATCAATTCTTCCCTAgagatcaaccacaacaacaacaacaccaacacatgATTCGAGCTTTCGAAGGTCATGGGAGCAATAACTTTGATGCAAGTGGCCTTCTTATAGGTCAGTTGAGCCAGGCTGCTGGAGCTGATGGCCGGCGAACGCCCGTGGATCCATCTTAG